One genomic region from Streptomyces sp. NBC_00582 encodes:
- a CDS encoding UDP-N-acetylmuramoyl-tripeptide--D-alanyl-D-alanine ligase: MIALSLAEIAAVVGGQTYDIPDPSVEVTGPVVRDSREVEPGSLFVAFVGERVDGHDYAAAVVEAGAAAVLASRPVGVPAIVVDDVQAALGALARHVVHKLGTTLVALTGSAGKTSTKDLIAQVLRRKAPTVFTPGSLNNEIGLPLTALSATEETRFLVLEMGARGLGHIRYLTDLTPPRVGLVLNVGTAHIGEFGGREQIAQAKGELVESLPAASDGGVAILNADDPLVRAMSSRTKAKVVLFGESGEADVRAENVRLTDSGQPSFSLHTPSGCSDVTMRLYGEHHVSNALAAAAVAHELGMSVTEIATALSEAGSLSRWRMEVTERPDGVTIVNDAYNANPESMRVALRALAAMGKGRRTWAVLGKMAELGDEALAEHDAVGRLAVRLNVSKLVAVGGREAAWLQLGAYNEGSWGEESVHVSDAQAAVDLLRSELRPGDVVLVKASRSVGLESVAQALLATGAEGEVSAR; encoded by the coding sequence GTGATCGCCCTCTCCCTCGCCGAGATCGCAGCAGTCGTCGGCGGGCAGACCTACGACATACCGGATCCGTCCGTGGAAGTCACCGGGCCCGTCGTCCGGGACTCCCGCGAGGTGGAGCCCGGCAGCCTCTTCGTCGCCTTCGTCGGCGAACGCGTCGACGGCCACGACTACGCGGCCGCGGTCGTCGAGGCGGGCGCGGCGGCCGTACTGGCCTCGCGCCCGGTCGGCGTGCCCGCGATCGTCGTGGACGACGTCCAGGCCGCCCTCGGCGCCCTCGCCCGGCACGTCGTGCACAAGCTCGGCACGACGCTCGTCGCGCTCACCGGCTCGGCCGGCAAGACCAGCACCAAGGACCTCATCGCCCAGGTGCTCCGGCGCAAGGCGCCGACCGTCTTCACCCCCGGTTCCCTCAACAACGAGATCGGGCTGCCGCTGACCGCGCTGTCCGCCACCGAGGAAACCCGGTTCCTGGTCCTGGAGATGGGTGCCCGCGGGCTCGGACACATCCGCTACCTCACGGATCTGACGCCCCCGAGGGTCGGCCTCGTCCTCAACGTCGGCACCGCCCACATCGGCGAGTTCGGCGGCCGCGAACAGATCGCACAGGCAAAGGGCGAGTTGGTCGAGAGCCTTCCCGCGGCGAGCGACGGCGGTGTCGCGATCCTCAACGCCGACGACCCGTTGGTCCGGGCCATGTCCTCCCGTACGAAGGCGAAGGTGGTCCTTTTCGGAGAGTCCGGCGAAGCGGACGTACGGGCCGAGAACGTACGACTCACGGACAGCGGACAGCCCTCCTTCAGCCTTCACACACCCTCCGGGTGCAGCGATGTGACCATGCGCCTGTACGGTGAGCACCACGTGTCGAACGCGCTCGCCGCGGCCGCCGTCGCCCATGAGCTGGGCATGTCCGTAACAGAGATCGCCACCGCGCTCTCCGAGGCGGGCTCCCTCTCCCGCTGGCGGATGGAGGTCACCGAGCGCCCGGACGGCGTGACGATCGTCAACGACGCCTACAACGCGAACCCCGAGTCCATGCGAGTCGCTCTGCGCGCGCTGGCGGCCATGGGCAAGGGGCGGCGGACCTGGGCGGTGCTCGGCAAGATGGCCGAGCTCGGGGACGAGGCGCTCGCCGAGCACGACGCGGTCGGGCGGCTCGCCGTCCGGCTCAACGTCAGCAAGCTCGTCGCGGTCGGGGGCAGGGAAGCCGCCTGGCTGCAACTGGGCGCATATAACGAGGGTTCGTGGGGTGAGGAGTCGGTGCACGTGTCCGACGCACAGGCGGCGGTCGACCTGTTGCGCAGCGAGCTGCGCCCGGGGGACGTCGTACTCGTGAAGGCGTCCCGTTCGGTCGGCCTCGAGAGCGTCGCGCAGGCGCTGCTCGCGACCGGTGCCGAGGGTGAGGTTTCCGCCCGATGA
- the mraY gene encoding phospho-N-acetylmuramoyl-pentapeptide-transferase — protein sequence MMKQILFAGVIGLFLTLIGTPLLIKLLARKGYGQYIRDDGPREHASKRGTPTMGGIAFILATVAAYFLSKVITGKPPTFSGLLVLGLMCGMGLVGFLDDYIKIVKRRSLGLRAKAKMAGQLIVGIAFAVLSLQFADSRGNTPASTKLSFITDFGWTIGPVLFVVWALFMILAMSNGVNLTDGLDGLATGASVLVFGAYTFIGVWQYQESCANGETLTNPNACYEVRDPLDLAVVSAALMGACLGFLWWNTSPAKIFMGDTGSLALGGVLTGLAICSRTELLVAIMGGLFVLITMSVVIQVGSFRLTGKRVFRMAPLQHHFELKGWSEVLVVVRFWIIQGICVIVGLGLFYAGWAADK from the coding sequence ATGATGAAGCAGATCCTGTTCGCGGGTGTCATTGGCCTCTTCCTGACGCTGATCGGCACACCGCTGCTGATCAAGCTGCTGGCGCGCAAGGGCTACGGCCAGTACATCCGCGACGACGGTCCGCGGGAGCACGCCAGCAAGCGCGGTACGCCGACCATGGGCGGTATCGCGTTCATACTGGCGACGGTCGCGGCGTACTTCCTGTCCAAGGTGATCACCGGCAAGCCGCCGACCTTCTCCGGTCTGCTGGTCCTCGGCCTCATGTGCGGCATGGGCCTGGTCGGCTTCCTGGACGACTACATCAAGATCGTCAAGCGGCGGTCCCTGGGTCTGCGGGCCAAGGCGAAGATGGCCGGCCAGCTGATCGTCGGTATCGCCTTCGCGGTGCTGTCGCTGCAGTTCGCGGACTCCCGCGGCAACACCCCGGCCTCCACCAAGCTGTCGTTCATCACGGACTTCGGCTGGACGATCGGCCCCGTGCTGTTCGTCGTCTGGGCGCTGTTCATGATTCTCGCGATGTCCAACGGCGTGAACCTGACCGACGGTCTGGACGGTCTCGCCACCGGCGCCTCCGTGCTGGTCTTCGGCGCCTACACGTTCATCGGCGTCTGGCAGTACCAGGAGTCCTGCGCCAACGGCGAGACCCTGACCAACCCCAACGCCTGCTACGAGGTGCGCGACCCGCTCGACCTCGCGGTCGTCTCCGCCGCGCTGATGGGTGCCTGCCTGGGCTTCCTGTGGTGGAACACCTCTCCGGCCAAGATCTTCATGGGCGACACCGGTTCGCTGGCGCTCGGCGGTGTGCTCACGGGCCTCGCCATCTGCTCCCGCACCGAGCTGCTGGTCGCCATCATGGGCGGTCTGTTCGTCCTCATCACCATGTCGGTGGTCATCCAGGTCGGCTCCTTCCGGCTGACCGGCAAGCGCGTCTTCCGGATGGCGCCGCTCCAGCACCACTTCGAACTCAAGGGCTGGTCCGAGGTCCTGGTCGTGGTCCGATTCTGGATCATTCAGGGCATCTGTGTGATCGTCGGACTGGGTCTCTTCTACGCGGGATGGGCAGCAGACAAGTGA
- the murD gene encoding UDP-N-acetylmuramoyl-L-alanine--D-glutamate ligase — MGSRQVTSSVSPDFTGKHVTVAGLGVSGVPAAKVLHARGAIVTVVNDGDDARAREQAAELEALGVTVRLGDGATLPEGTELVVTAPGWKPDKPLFAAAAEAGVEIWGDVELAWRLRGPEAAPWLCVTGTNGKTTTTQMLASILKAAGLRTAAVGNIGVSLLDAVLGDEEYDVLAVELSSYQLHWAPSLRAHSATVLNLAPDHLDWHGSMEAYAHDKGRVYEGNRVACVYNVADKATEDLVREADVEEGCRAIGFTLGAPAPSQLGVIDGILVDRAFVENRQKNAQELAEVSDVTPPAPHNIANALAAAALARAFGVPPRAVRDGLRAFTPDAHRIAHVADVDGVSYIDDSKATNTHAAEASLAAYESIVWIAGGLAKGATFDELVAKSAPRLRGVVLIGADRALIREALARHAPEVPVVDLDRTDTGAMLAAVQEARRLARAGDTVLLAPACASMDMFVNYNQRGDAFAEAVRELA, encoded by the coding sequence ATGGGCAGCAGACAAGTGACCTCCTCGGTGTCCCCGGACTTCACGGGCAAGCACGTCACCGTCGCCGGGCTCGGCGTCTCCGGTGTCCCGGCGGCCAAGGTGCTGCACGCGCGCGGGGCGATCGTCACCGTCGTCAACGACGGCGACGACGCACGCGCGCGTGAGCAGGCCGCCGAGCTGGAGGCGCTGGGCGTCACCGTGCGCCTCGGCGACGGCGCGACCCTGCCCGAGGGCACCGAACTCGTCGTCACCGCGCCGGGCTGGAAGCCCGACAAGCCGCTCTTCGCGGCGGCGGCCGAGGCCGGGGTGGAGATCTGGGGCGACGTCGAACTCGCCTGGCGCCTCAGGGGCCCCGAGGCCGCCCCCTGGCTGTGTGTCACCGGCACCAACGGCAAGACGACCACCACCCAGATGCTGGCCTCCATCCTGAAGGCGGCCGGCCTGCGCACCGCGGCCGTCGGCAACATCGGCGTCTCCCTGCTCGACGCGGTCCTCGGCGACGAGGAGTACGACGTCCTGGCGGTGGAGCTGTCCAGCTACCAACTCCACTGGGCGCCCTCCCTGCGCGCGCACTCGGCGACGGTGCTGAACCTCGCCCCCGACCACCTCGACTGGCACGGCTCGATGGAGGCCTACGCGCACGACAAGGGCCGCGTCTACGAGGGCAATCGCGTCGCCTGCGTCTACAACGTCGCCGACAAGGCCACCGAGGACCTGGTGCGCGAGGCGGACGTCGAGGAGGGCTGCCGGGCCATCGGCTTCACCCTCGGCGCCCCGGCGCCGTCCCAACTCGGCGTGATCGACGGCATCCTGGTCGACCGCGCGTTCGTCGAGAACCGGCAGAAGAACGCCCAGGAACTCGCCGAGGTCTCCGACGTCACCCCGCCGGCCCCGCACAACATCGCCAACGCCCTTGCCGCGGCGGCCCTCGCCCGCGCCTTCGGCGTGCCTCCCAGGGCCGTACGGGACGGTCTGCGGGCCTTCACCCCGGACGCCCACCGCATCGCCCACGTGGCCGACGTGGACGGCGTCTCGTACATCGACGACTCCAAGGCGACCAACACCCACGCGGCGGAAGCCTCGTTGGCGGCGTACGAGTCGATCGTGTGGATCGCGGGAGGGCTCGCCAAGGGCGCGACCTTCGACGAACTCGTCGCCAAGTCGGCACCGCGGCTGCGGGGCGTCGTCCTCATCGGCGCCGACCGCGCGCTGATCCGTGAAGCCCTCGCGCGACACGCCCCGGAGGTACCCGTCGTCGACCTCGACCGGACCGACACTGGGGCGATGCTCGCGGCGGTCCAGGAGGCCCGGCGCCTCGCCCGCGCGGGAGACACGGTGCTGCTCGCCCCGGCCTGCGCCTCCATGGACATGTTCGTCAACTACAACCAGCGCGGGGACGCGTTCGCTGAGGCGGTGCGTGAACTCGCCTGA
- the ftsW gene encoding putative lipid II flippase FtsW: protein MPTSRTGRPPVQRAVRRPPAARPSRDNPVLRAYTRARKAWDRPLTAYYVILGGSLLITVLGLVMVYSASQITALQMSLPGSFFFRKQFLAASIGAVLLLVASRMPVKLHRALAYPILAGAVFMMALVQVPGIGMAVNGNQNWISLGGSFQIQPSEFGKLALVLWGADLLARKQDKKLLTQWKHMLVPLVPVAFMLLGLIMLGGDMGTAIILTAILFGLLWLAGAPTRLFVGVLSIAAAIGFVLIKTSPNRMARLACIGATEPRSGAADCWQAVHGIYALASGGIFGSGLGASVEKWGQLPEAHTDFIFAVTGEELGLAGTLSVLALFAALGYAGIRVAGRTEDPFVRYAAGGVTTWITAQAVINIGAVLGLLPIAGVPLPLFSYGGSALLPTMFAIGLLIAFARDDPAARAALAMRQPRFGRKRGAGGSAVKREPRRWNTMRRRASAARPSGER, encoded by the coding sequence GTGCCCACTAGCCGCACCGGTCGGCCGCCCGTTCAGCGGGCTGTCCGCCGACCTCCCGCCGCGCGTCCGTCCCGGGACAACCCCGTCCTGCGGGCCTACACGCGTGCGCGCAAGGCCTGGGACCGGCCGCTCACGGCCTACTACGTGATCCTCGGCGGCAGTCTGCTGATCACCGTGCTCGGGCTGGTGATGGTGTACTCCGCCTCGCAGATCACCGCGCTGCAGATGTCGCTGCCCGGGTCGTTCTTCTTCCGCAAGCAGTTCCTGGCCGCCTCCATCGGGGCCGTGCTGCTGCTGGTCGCCTCCCGGATGCCGGTCAAGCTGCACCGGGCGCTGGCCTACCCGATCCTCGCCGGAGCCGTCTTCATGATGGCCCTGGTGCAGGTGCCCGGGATAGGAATGGCGGTCAACGGCAACCAGAACTGGATCTCGCTCGGCGGCTCCTTCCAGATCCAGCCCAGCGAGTTCGGCAAGCTCGCCCTGGTGCTGTGGGGCGCCGACCTGCTCGCCCGCAAGCAGGACAAGAAGCTGCTCACCCAGTGGAAGCACATGCTGGTGCCGCTGGTGCCGGTCGCCTTCATGCTGCTCGGGCTGATCATGCTCGGCGGCGACATGGGGACCGCGATCATCCTCACCGCGATCCTGTTCGGGCTGCTGTGGCTCGCCGGGGCGCCCACCCGGCTGTTCGTCGGGGTGCTCTCGATCGCCGCCGCGATCGGGTTCGTCCTGATCAAGACCAGCCCGAACCGGATGGCCCGCCTGGCCTGCATCGGCGCCACCGAGCCCAGGTCCGGGGCCGCCGACTGCTGGCAGGCCGTGCACGGGATCTACGCCCTCGCCTCCGGTGGGATCTTCGGCTCAGGACTCGGGGCAAGTGTGGAGAAATGGGGCCAACTGCCCGAAGCCCACACCGACTTCATCTTCGCCGTCACCGGTGAGGAACTGGGTCTCGCGGGGACGCTGTCGGTACTCGCCCTGTTCGCGGCTCTAGGCTATGCGGGTATCCGCGTGGCCGGACGCACGGAGGACCCCTTCGTCAGGTACGCCGCGGGAGGTGTGACCACCTGGATCACCGCGCAAGCCGTGATCAACATCGGTGCGGTGCTCGGTCTGCTGCCGATCGCCGGCGTCCCCCTCCCGCTGTTCTCCTACGGAGGATCCGCCCTGCTGCCGACCATGTTCGCGATCGGGCTGCTGATCGCCTTCGCACGTGACGATCCCGCTGCGCGGGCGGCGCTTGCGATGCGGCAACCCCGCTTTGGTAGAAAGCGGGGGGCCGGGGGTTCCGCGGTGAAACGGGAACCCCGGAGATGGAACACGATGCGACGGCGTGCCTCGGCGGCGCGTCCGTCCGGAGAGCGGTGA
- the murG gene encoding undecaprenyldiphospho-muramoylpentapeptide beta-N-acetylglucosaminyltransferase gives MHVVLAGGGTAGHIEPALALADALRRQDPTVGITALGTERGLETTLVPQRGYELALIPAVPLPRKPTPELITVPGRLRGTIKAAEQILERTKADAVVGFGGYVALPGYLAAKRLGVPIVVHEANARPGLANKIGSRYAARVAVSTPDSKLRDARYIGIPLRRSIATLDRAAARPEARHMFGLDPNLPTLLVSGGSQGARRLNEVVQQVAPWLQQAGIQILHAVGPKNELPHVQQMPGMPPYIPVPYLDRMDLAYAAADMMLCRAGAMTVAELSAVGLPAAYVPLPIGNGEQRLNAQPVVKAGGGLLVDDAELTPEWVRESVLPVLADPHRLYEMSRAASEFGRRDADDLLVGMVYEAIAASRAQR, from the coding sequence GTGCATGTCGTACTCGCTGGTGGGGGGACCGCCGGCCACATCGAGCCCGCGCTCGCCCTCGCGGACGCCCTGCGCAGGCAGGACCCCACCGTGGGGATCACGGCCCTGGGCACCGAGCGCGGTCTGGAGACCACACTCGTTCCGCAGCGGGGCTACGAGCTCGCGCTGATCCCGGCCGTACCGCTGCCGCGCAAGCCCACCCCCGAGCTGATCACCGTCCCGGGCCGGCTGCGCGGCACGATCAAGGCCGCCGAGCAGATCCTGGAGCGCACCAAGGCCGACGCCGTCGTCGGCTTCGGCGGTTACGTGGCCCTGCCCGGCTACCTCGCCGCCAAGCGCCTCGGGGTGCCGATCGTGGTCCACGAGGCCAACGCCCGGCCCGGCCTCGCCAACAAGATCGGCTCCCGGTACGCCGCCCGCGTCGCCGTCTCCACGCCCGACAGCAAGCTGCGCGACGCCCGCTACATCGGCATCCCGCTGCGGCGCTCCATCGCCACCCTGGACCGCGCCGCGGCCCGCCCCGAGGCCCGCCACATGTTCGGCCTCGACCCCAACCTGCCGACCCTGCTCGTCTCGGGTGGCTCGCAGGGCGCCCGCCGGCTCAACGAGGTCGTCCAGCAGGTCGCGCCCTGGCTCCAGCAGGCCGGCATCCAGATCCTGCACGCGGTCGGCCCGAAGAACGAACTGCCGCATGTCCAGCAGATGCCGGGAATGCCCCCCTACATCCCGGTACCGTACCTGGACCGGATGGACCTCGCGTACGCCGCGGCCGACATGATGCTCTGCCGCGCGGGCGCGATGACCGTCGCCGAACTCTCCGCCGTGGGACTCCCGGCCGCCTACGTCCCGCTGCCCATCGGCAACGGCGAACAGCGGCTGAACGCCCAGCCGGTGGTCAAGGCGGGCGGCGGACTCCTCGTCGACGACGCGGAACTCACCCCCGAGTGGGTCCGGGAGTCCGTCCTGCCGGTGCTCGCCGACCCGCACCGGCTGTACGAGATGTCCCGCGCCGCCAGCGAGTTCGGCCGCCGGGACGCCGACGACCTGCTCGTCGGCATGGTGTACGAGGCGATCGCGGCGAGTCGCGCCCAGCGATAG
- a CDS encoding cell division protein FtsQ/DivIB, with amino-acid sequence MAGSATVERGARQEEPSGPPLVRRLGGPRRVRMIIALGLAVLLLGAGTVWVLYGSSWTKVEHVSVSGTDVLTPDQVREAAAVPVGSPLVSVDTKAIEARLRTRLPRIDTVDVMRSWPHGIGLKVTERQPVLLVGKGSNFVEVDDKGVRFATISQALKNVPLLELALSGSGSGGSGAASLRRFGEDRLVREAVRVAGDIPDAVAQKTRALKVRSYDDISLELTDGRTVAWGSAEKGALKARTLGALMKASPGARHFDVSAPTAPASSGS; translated from the coding sequence GTGGCCGGATCCGCCACCGTCGAGCGCGGTGCACGCCAGGAGGAGCCGTCCGGCCCGCCCCTCGTCCGAAGGCTGGGCGGCCCGCGCCGAGTTCGTATGATCATCGCCCTCGGGCTCGCCGTGCTCCTCCTCGGCGCGGGCACGGTCTGGGTGTTGTACGGCTCCTCGTGGACCAAGGTCGAGCACGTCTCGGTGTCCGGCACGGACGTCCTGACGCCCGACCAGGTGCGCGAGGCCGCCGCCGTACCGGTCGGATCGCCGCTCGTCTCCGTCGACACCAAGGCGATCGAGGCCCGTCTGCGCACGAGGCTGCCCCGCATCGACACGGTCGACGTGATGCGTTCCTGGCCCCATGGAATCGGCCTGAAAGTGACCGAGCGGCAGCCTGTTCTGCTCGTCGGAAAAGGGTCGAACTTCGTGGAAGTGGACGACAAAGGCGTCCGTTTCGCCACGATTTCTCAGGCATTGAAGAACGTGCCGCTCCTCGAATTGGCCCTCTCCGGGTCGGGTTCGGGCGGGTCGGGCGCCGCGAGCCTGCGCCGCTTCGGCGAGGACCGTCTGGTGCGCGAGGCGGTGAGGGTCGCCGGCGACATTCCGGACGCCGTCGCCCAGAAGACCCGCGCCCTCAAGGTCCGTTCCTACGACGACATCTCGCTGGAGCTGACGGACGGCCGCACGGTCGCCTGGGGAAGTGCCGAGAAGGGCGCCCTGAAGGCGCGTACGCTCGGTGCTCTCATGAAAGCCTCCCCGGGCGCGCGGCACTTCGACGTCAGCGCTCCCACGGCCCCCGCGTCATCAGGGAGTTGA
- the ftsZ gene encoding cell division protein FtsZ, giving the protein MAAPQNYLAVIKVIGVGGGGVNAINRMIEVGLKGVEFIAINTDAQALLMSDADVKLDVGRELTRGLGAGANPAVGRKAAEDHREEIEEVLKGADMVFVTAGEGGGTGTGGAPVVANIARSLGALTIGVVTRPFTFEGRRRANQAEDGIAELREEVDTLIVIPNDRLLSISDRQVSVLDAFKSADQVLLSGVQGITDLITTPGLINLDFADVKSVMSEAGSALMGIGSARGDDRAVAAAEMAISSPLLEASIDGARGVLLSISGGSDLGLFEINEAAQLVSEAAHPEANIIFGAVIDDALGDEVRVTVIAAGFDGGQPPARRDNVLGSATASSRREEPAPVRQPDSRPSFGSLGSVTPKEEPEPAPEPVAEIPVAPPVPPSRTYSDSAAEELDVPDFLK; this is encoded by the coding sequence GTGGCAGCACCGCAGAACTACCTCGCAGTCATCAAAGTCATCGGTGTCGGCGGCGGTGGTGTCAATGCCATCAACCGGATGATCGAGGTCGGTCTCAAGGGCGTCGAGTTCATCGCCATCAACACCGACGCGCAGGCGCTGTTGATGAGCGACGCCGACGTCAAGCTCGACGTCGGCCGCGAACTGACCCGCGGACTCGGCGCCGGCGCCAACCCGGCCGTCGGCCGCAAGGCCGCCGAGGACCACCGCGAGGAGATCGAGGAGGTCCTCAAGGGGGCCGACATGGTCTTCGTGACGGCCGGTGAAGGCGGCGGCACCGGCACCGGCGGCGCGCCCGTCGTGGCCAACATCGCCCGCTCCCTGGGCGCCCTCACCATCGGCGTGGTCACCCGCCCGTTCACCTTCGAGGGACGGCGCCGGGCCAACCAGGCGGAGGACGGCATCGCCGAACTCCGCGAAGAGGTCGACACCCTCATCGTCATCCCCAACGACCGGCTGCTGTCCATCTCGGACCGCCAGGTCTCGGTCCTGGACGCCTTCAAGTCGGCCGACCAGGTCCTGCTCTCCGGTGTCCAGGGCATCACCGACCTCATCACCACCCCCGGCCTCATCAACCTCGACTTCGCCGACGTCAAGTCGGTCATGTCCGAGGCCGGCTCGGCGCTCATGGGCATCGGCTCCGCCCGCGGCGACGACCGCGCGGTGGCCGCCGCCGAGATGGCGATCTCCTCGCCGCTCCTCGAGGCCTCCATCGACGGCGCCCGGGGCGTGCTGCTCTCCATCTCCGGCGGCTCCGACCTCGGCCTGTTCGAGATCAACGAGGCCGCCCAGCTGGTCAGCGAGGCCGCCCACCCCGAGGCCAACATCATCTTCGGCGCGGTCATCGACGACGCGCTCGGCGACGAGGTCCGGGTCACCGTCATCGCGGCCGGCTTCGACGGCGGCCAGCCCCCCGCCCGCCGGGACAACGTCCTCGGCTCGGCCACGGCCTCCTCCCGCCGTGAGGAGCCCGCTCCGGTACGGCAGCCGGACAGCCGCCCGTCCTTCGGCTCGCTCGGCAGCGTCACGCCGAAGGAGGAGCCGGAGCCGGCCCCCGAGCCGGTGGCCGAGATCCCGGTCGCCCCGCCGGTCCCGCCGTCGCGGACCTACTCCGACAGCGCCGCCGAGGAGCTGGACGTGCCGGACTTCCTGAAGTGA
- the pgeF gene encoding peptidoglycan editing factor PgeF: MIGRRGHVSGAHFAFTDRWGGVSAAPYEELNLGGAVGDDSAAVLTNRELAAKSLGLDPGDVVWMNQVHGADVAVVDGPWGDEPVPRVDAIVTARRGLALAVLTADCTPVLLADPVAGVAAAAHAGRPGMVAGVVPAAVRAMVELGAEPSRIVVRTGPAVCGRCYEVPEEMRAEVAGVEPAAYAETSWGTPAVDVTAGVHAQLDRLGVRDREQSPVCTRESQDHFSYRRDRSTGRLAGYVWLD, translated from the coding sequence GTGATAGGACGGCGCGGACACGTGAGCGGCGCGCACTTCGCCTTCACCGACCGGTGGGGCGGGGTGAGCGCCGCTCCGTATGAGGAGCTCAACCTCGGCGGAGCGGTCGGCGACGACTCCGCGGCCGTCCTCACCAACCGGGAACTGGCCGCCAAGTCCCTGGGGCTGGATCCTGGAGACGTGGTCTGGATGAACCAGGTGCACGGCGCCGACGTCGCGGTCGTCGACGGACCCTGGGGCGACGAGCCGGTGCCGCGCGTCGACGCGATCGTCACCGCGCGGCGCGGGCTCGCCCTCGCCGTCCTCACCGCCGACTGCACCCCCGTTCTGCTCGCCGACCCGGTCGCCGGGGTCGCCGCCGCGGCCCACGCGGGCCGGCCCGGCATGGTCGCCGGGGTCGTCCCCGCCGCCGTACGGGCCATGGTGGAACTCGGCGCCGAGCCGTCCCGGATCGTCGTCCGCACCGGACCCGCCGTCTGCGGCCGGTGCTACGAGGTGCCCGAGGAGATGCGCGCCGAGGTCGCGGGCGTCGAGCCGGCGGCGTACGCCGAGACGAGCTGGGGCACGCCGGCGGTCGACGTGACCGCGGGGGTGCACGCGCAGCTCGACCGGCTCGGGGTACGCGACCGGGAGCAGTCGCCGGTGTGCACCCGGGAGTCGCAGGACCACTTCTCGTACCGCCGCGACCGCTCCACGGGGCGACTCGCGGGATATGTCTGGCTGGACTGA
- a CDS encoding YggS family pyridoxal phosphate-dependent enzyme, whose amino-acid sequence MTDRKDELAVNLAKVEERIARACAAAGRAREDVTLIVVTKTYPADDVRILADLGVRHVAENKDQDAAPKAATCSDLSLSWHFVGQLQTNKVRSVVGYADFVQSVDRSRLVTALSKEAVRAGREVGCLIQVALDAGESGRGERGGVSPDGIEELAGLVADAPGLGLAGLMTVAPLTGEYAGRQRAAFERLMDLSTDLRRAHPAANMVSAGMSADLEDAVAAGATHVRVGTAVLGVRPRLG is encoded by the coding sequence ATGACGGACCGTAAGGACGAACTCGCCGTAAACCTGGCGAAGGTGGAGGAGCGCATCGCCCGCGCGTGCGCGGCCGCCGGTCGTGCGCGGGAGGACGTGACCCTGATCGTGGTCACCAAGACCTACCCGGCCGACGACGTGCGGATCCTCGCCGACCTCGGGGTGCGGCACGTCGCCGAGAACAAGGACCAGGACGCCGCGCCCAAGGCCGCGACTTGCTCGGACCTGTCGCTTTCCTGGCACTTCGTCGGACAGTTGCAGACCAACAAGGTGCGATCCGTGGTCGGTTACGCGGACTTCGTGCAGTCCGTGGACCGTTCCCGGCTGGTGACCGCGCTGTCGAAGGAGGCGGTGCGCGCCGGGCGGGAGGTCGGATGCCTGATCCAGGTCGCCCTCGACGCGGGGGAGAGCGGACGGGGGGAGCGGGGCGGCGTGTCGCCCGACGGGATCGAGGAGTTGGCGGGTCTGGTGGCCGACGCGCCGGGACTGGGACTCGCCGGACTGATGACCGTCGCACCTCTGACCGGGGAGTACGCCGGTCGCCAACGGGCCGCCTTCGAGCGGTTGATGGATTTGTCGACTGACCTGCGCCGAGCCCATCCGGCTGCGAACATGGTCTCCGCAGGGATGAGTGCGGACCTCGAGGATGCCGTGGCTGCGGGGGCGACACATGTGCGCGTCGGCACTGCGGTACTCGGAGTCCGCCCCAGGCTCGGGTAA
- a CDS encoding cell division protein SepF — protein sequence MAGAMRKMAVYLGLVEDDGYDGRGFDPDDDFEPELDPEPERDHRRHEPSHQSHGAHQSQRDEEVRIVQPPAPREPVARSSALAAESGRPARIAPVASITQERQSLEKNAPVIMPKVVSEREPYRITTLHPRTYNEARTIGEHFREGTPVIMNLTEMDDTDAKRLVDFAAGLVFGLHGSIERVTQKVFLLSPANVDVTAEDKARIAEGGFFNQS from the coding sequence ATGGCCGGCGCGATGCGCAAGATGGCGGTCTACCTCGGCCTCGTGGAGGACGATGGGTACGACGGCCGGGGATTCGACCCCGATGACGACTTCGAACCCGAGCTCGACCCGGAACCTGAGCGGGATCACCGGCGACACGAGCCGTCCCACCAGTCACACGGCGCACACCAGTCCCAAAGGGACGAAGAGGTGCGAATCGTGCAGCCGCCCGCTCCGCGCGAGCCGGTGGCCCGATCTTCTGCGCTCGCCGCGGAATCCGGGCGTCCGGCGCGCATCGCGCCCGTGGCATCCATCACACAAGAACGTCAGTCCCTGGAGAAGAACGCACCGGTGATCATGCCCAAGGTCGTGTCGGAACGAGAGCCGTACCGGATCACCACGCTCCACCCCCGGACCTACAACGAGGCCCGTACCATCGGGGAACACTTCCGTGAGGGCACCCCGGTGATCATGAATCTGACTGAGATGGATGACACAGACGCGAAGCGACTTGTCGACTTTGCGGCCGGTTTGGTGTTTGGTCTTCACGGCAGCATCGAGCGGGTGACCCAGAAGGTGTTCCTGTTGTCTCCTGCTAACGTCGATGTCACGGCGGAGGACAAGGCCCGCATCGCAGAGGGCGGGTTCTTCAACCAGAGCTGA